From the Gramella sp. Hel_I_59 genome, one window contains:
- a CDS encoding NAD(P)H-dependent oxidoreductase, with amino-acid sequence MSNLKALNWRYATKKFDDSRILSEEKLEILKHAFNLTATSYGLQPLKMLVISNKEIQKQLIEFSMNQQQVSTASHVLVICTEKNVDEQFISGYFQRVKNLRDTPDEVLQPFHNFLVDDFKNKAIEKIEAWARNQAYLALGTLLTVCATEEIDACPMEGFEPSKYDDFLKLGDRNLQSVLVLPVGYRAKDDFFSELKKVRRPLDEVIIEID; translated from the coding sequence ATGAGTAATTTAAAAGCGCTGAACTGGCGTTACGCTACTAAAAAATTTGATGATTCCAGAATACTTTCCGAAGAAAAGCTGGAGATCCTTAAGCATGCATTTAATCTCACTGCCACTTCCTATGGATTACAACCATTAAAGATGCTGGTAATTAGTAATAAAGAGATCCAAAAGCAGCTTATAGAATTCTCAATGAATCAGCAGCAAGTAAGTACCGCTTCTCATGTACTGGTGATCTGTACTGAAAAAAATGTAGATGAACAGTTTATATCTGGATACTTCCAACGTGTCAAGAATTTAAGAGACACACCAGATGAGGTTTTGCAGCCTTTCCACAATTTTCTGGTAGATGACTTTAAAAATAAGGCGATCGAAAAAATTGAAGCCTGGGCACGTAATCAGGCATACCTTGCTTTAGGAACACTATTAACCGTCTGTGCTACTGAAGAAATAGATGCCTGTCCCATGGAAGGTTTTGAGCCTTCAAAGTATGACGACTTCCTAAAACTTGGCGATAGAAACCTGCAGTCTGTACTTGTGCTTCCTGTTGGATATCGTGCTAAGGATGATTTCTTTTCAGAATTAAAAAAGGTGCGTCGCCCATTGGACGAAGTGATCATCGAAATAGATTAA
- the ribB gene encoding 3,4-dihydroxy-2-butanone-4-phosphate synthase translates to MAEVENNQYQVKLDTIQEAIDDIRAGKVIIVVDDIDRENEGDFLAAAEMVTPEMINFMATHGRGLICAPLTEQKCNDLKLEMMVGNNTDPMETAFTISVDLRGKGVTTGISASDRAQTIKSLIDPETKPQDLNRPGHIFPLKAKEGGVLRRTGHTEAAIDFARLAGFEPAGVIVEIMNEDGTMARLPQLLEVAKKFDLKIVSIEDLVAYRMQHDSLIEKKEDFELDTRFGKFRLRAYKQTTNSQVHIALTKGSWKTDEDILVRVNSTMVNNDILGTLTNNAEKKLDGMFKAINDEGRGAIVFINPANPSPNLLSRITELKESQKQGEIKAPPVKMDNKDFGIGAQILHDLEIHKIRLLSNSQQTKRVGMIGYGLEIKEYVEY, encoded by the coding sequence ATGGCAGAGGTAGAAAATAACCAGTATCAGGTCAAATTAGATACGATTCAGGAAGCTATTGATGATATTCGCGCCGGAAAGGTGATCATTGTAGTGGATGATATTGACCGTGAAAATGAAGGTGATTTTCTTGCCGCTGCAGAAATGGTTACTCCAGAGATGATCAATTTCATGGCTACTCATGGCCGCGGACTCATTTGTGCTCCTTTAACCGAGCAAAAATGTAATGATCTAAAACTGGAAATGATGGTTGGTAATAATACCGATCCAATGGAAACCGCATTTACAATTTCGGTTGACCTGAGAGGAAAAGGTGTTACCACGGGTATTTCAGCTTCAGATAGAGCTCAAACCATCAAGAGCCTGATAGATCCTGAAACAAAACCACAGGATCTTAACAGACCAGGACATATTTTTCCGCTGAAAGCGAAAGAAGGCGGCGTTTTACGTAGAACAGGTCATACAGAAGCAGCGATCGACTTTGCAAGACTTGCTGGTTTCGAACCTGCTGGAGTCATCGTGGAAATCATGAATGAAGATGGAACTATGGCGCGCTTACCTCAACTGCTGGAAGTCGCCAAAAAGTTCGATCTAAAGATCGTTTCTATCGAAGATCTTGTTGCCTATAGAATGCAGCATGATAGTCTTATCGAGAAAAAGGAAGATTTTGAACTGGATACGAGATTTGGAAAATTCAGACTTCGAGCTTACAAACAAACTACCAATTCACAGGTTCATATAGCATTGACTAAGGGTTCATGGAAGACCGATGAAGACATTCTTGTACGAGTGAATTCAACCATGGTAAACAATGATATCCTAGGCACTTTGACTAATAATGCAGAGAAAAAACTGGATGGAATGTTTAAGGCGATCAATGATGAAGGTCGTGGTGCCATCGTTTTTATTAATCCGGCTAACCCATCTCCAAACCTTTTATCTAGAATAACAGAATTAAAAGAAAGTCAGAAACAGGGAGAAATTAAAGCACCGCCAGTAAAAATGGACAATAAGGATTTTGGAATTGGAGCTCAGATTCTTCATGACCTTGAGATTCATAAAATCAGGTTATTATCAAATTCCCAGCAAACTAAGAGAGTCGGAATGATTGGTTACGGTCTCGAGATCAAAGAATACGTAGAGTATTAA
- a CDS encoding LptF/LptG family permease produces MKILDRYILTSFLKTFFSVFIILMFIFVLQTIWLYIGELAGKDLDTEVILKFLLYFSPKLVPLVLPLTILLTSIMTFGSFAENYEFAAMKSSGISLGRAMRSLTVFIVLVSLTAFFFANNVIPAAEFKSINLRKNIAQLKPAMAISEGIFNDIGTFNIKVEEKSGENDQFLRDVIIHQKEKTGGNTTVIKAREGELVGSTNSDVLSLILKEGNYYDEVTPSDYQKRKRKPFTKTYFDEYIINIDLSNFNNVDLEDQNYNSTHGMLKISELSESIDSFSVNYNTKMASLKSNMYDRSGIVNVQNNLKPKDTIVSTDESILTHYNTYDAAQISNLALGTVNSAIAHLGMQKQEFKNNVKQINKFEIALHEKYALGIACIVLFFVGAPLGAIIRKGGIGLPIVVAILLFLTYHFIGIFTKNSAENGSVPAFVATWLPTWIMLPLGVFLTYRATTDQGLLAFDSLTDPIKKLFKKAGAIRNKSKS; encoded by the coding sequence TTGAAGATACTCGACCGGTACATACTTACCAGCTTTTTAAAAACATTTTTCTCGGTCTTTATAATACTGATGTTCATCTTTGTACTCCAAACGATATGGTTGTACATAGGTGAACTTGCTGGTAAAGACCTGGATACAGAAGTAATCCTCAAGTTTTTACTCTACTTCTCACCTAAGCTGGTGCCTCTAGTATTACCACTTACAATCCTGCTTACTTCCATCATGACTTTCGGTTCTTTTGCTGAAAATTATGAATTTGCCGCCATGAAGTCTTCAGGTATTTCATTAGGTCGTGCAATGCGCAGTCTTACCGTATTCATAGTATTAGTAAGTCTTACAGCTTTCTTTTTTGCCAATAATGTGATTCCCGCAGCAGAATTTAAGTCGATCAATCTTCGGAAGAATATTGCTCAGTTAAAGCCTGCCATGGCTATTTCTGAAGGAATTTTCAATGATATTGGAACCTTCAATATCAAGGTAGAAGAAAAAAGTGGTGAGAATGATCAGTTTCTTAGGGATGTGATTATTCATCAGAAGGAGAAAACTGGTGGAAATACCACAGTGATCAAAGCAAGGGAAGGCGAACTGGTTGGAAGTACTAATTCAGATGTACTCTCACTTATTTTGAAGGAAGGGAACTACTATGATGAAGTAACACCTTCAGACTATCAAAAGAGGAAAAGAAAACCATTTACAAAGACATATTTTGATGAATATATCATCAATATCGATCTCTCGAATTTTAATAATGTAGATCTGGAGGATCAGAACTATAATTCCACTCATGGAATGCTGAAAATTTCAGAATTGAGTGAAAGCATAGATTCATTTTCAGTCAACTACAATACGAAAATGGCCAGTCTTAAATCGAATATGTATGACCGCTCCGGGATTGTTAATGTTCAGAATAATTTAAAGCCTAAGGATACCATTGTTTCTACAGATGAAAGTATCCTGACCCATTACAACACTTACGATGCGGCACAAATTTCCAACCTGGCACTAGGAACTGTAAACAGCGCTATTGCCCATCTCGGAATGCAGAAGCAGGAATTTAAAAACAACGTAAAGCAGATCAATAAATTTGAGATCGCCCTACATGAAAAATATGCTCTCGGAATTGCCTGTATCGTACTGTTTTTTGTAGGCGCACCTCTTGGAGCCATTATCAGGAAAGGTGGAATTGGTTTACCTATTGTGGTTGCAATCCTGCTCTTTCTTACCTATCACTTTATAGGGATCTTCACGAAGAATTCAGCAGAAAATGGAAGTGTTCCTGCGTTTGTTGCCACCTGGCTACCTACCTGGATCATGCTCCCGCTGGGTGTTTTTCTTACTTATAGAGCTACTACAGATCAGGGATTATTAGCTTTTGATAGCCTTACAGACCCTATAAAAAAACTCTTCAAAAAAGCCGGAGCGATTCGGAACAAAAGTAAATCATAA
- a CDS encoding outer membrane lipoprotein carrier protein LolA — translation MKRLVFILAAILSFGVQAQEASKAQKLLNEVSAKVKNYDNMVIEFKYSLENEAENVSQETRGDVSIDGEKYLLNLMGTTQMFDGKKIYTIIPEDEEINISNYVEEDSNSITPSKMFTFYQNGYNYKMDITQNVKGREIQYVKLTPKDSKAEIKNILLGIDTQTKHIYNMIQTQENGTKVTITVKSFKTDQPLAKNLFTFNEARYSDFYINRLD, via the coding sequence ATGAAAAGATTAGTATTTATTTTGGCAGCTATACTCAGTTTTGGAGTACAAGCGCAGGAAGCATCGAAAGCTCAGAAATTACTAAATGAAGTTTCAGCAAAGGTGAAGAATTATGACAATATGGTTATAGAATTCAAGTATTCACTTGAAAACGAAGCTGAGAATGTGAGCCAGGAAACTCGAGGAGATGTTAGTATTGATGGGGAGAAATACTTGTTGAATTTAATGGGAACTACTCAAATGTTCGACGGTAAAAAGATCTATACGATCATTCCGGAAGATGAGGAAATCAATATTTCCAATTATGTTGAGGAAGATAGCAACAGTATCACACCTTCAAAAATGTTCACATTTTATCAAAATGGGTATAACTACAAGATGGATATCACCCAGAATGTAAAAGGCAGAGAGATCCAGTACGTAAAACTTACGCCAAAAGATAGCAAAGCTGAGATCAAGAATATTCTCCTTGGTATCGATACTCAAACCAAGCATATTTACAATATGATCCAGACCCAGGAAAATGGGACTAAAGTGACGATCACTGTGAAAAGTTTCAAGACAGATCAACCACTTGCAAAAAATCTATTTACCTTTAACGAAGCTAGATATAGCGACTTTTATATCAATAGATTAGACTAA
- a CDS encoding DNA translocase FtsK, with the protein MAKKKPKTRKTTKKSSKLSFSLNRQQKVVLGSFLMLFGLGLIVAFISFLFNWQADQSVLQELGNRDVEARNWLSKFGASVSDFFVYKGFGLASFSIAFLILLSGIYLFFGFKISNLRKYWFWGILVMVWISIVLGYFAEKNALLGGRIGYETNDFLQDYLGFFGSILLMLFLLIAYLAIRLKVTPEMVGSYLNTGKQELQTAMQKHQASVSETEEELEWKKEVVIPKDEEKPAEVDLSSKPEKKPEKKTSPEAIPKMEVKAPVEEDNVAMEVEAAPEEEEEDNLSQKLVKDFGEFDPTLELKNYKFPTIELLKDYGGTITINQEELEENKNRIVDTLKNYKIEIAQIKATVGPTVTLYEIVPEAGIRISKIKNLEDDIALSLSALGIRIIAPIPGKGTIGIEVPNKNASIVSMRSVIASPKFQKAEMELPLALGKTISNETFVVDLAKMPHMLMAGATGQGKSVGLNAILTSLLYAKHPAEVKFVLVDPKKVELTLFNKIERHYLAKLPDDGEAIITDNTKVINTLNSLCIEMDDRYNLLKDAMCRNLKEYNTKFKARKLNPNDGHKFLPYIVLVVDEFADLIMTAGKEVETPIARLAQLARAIGIHLIIATQRPSVNVITGIIKANFPARVAFRVTSKIDSRTILDSQGADQLIGRGDMLFTQGNELKRLQCAFVDTPEVDKITEFIGSQKAYPEAHQLPAYESEESGTGLDIDVSERDKLFRDAAEVIVTAQQGSASLLQRKLKLGYNRAGRIIDQLEAAGIVGPFEGSKARQVLITDMVALDQLLNEKPD; encoded by the coding sequence ATGGCCAAAAAGAAACCCAAGACCAGGAAAACCACTAAAAAATCCAGTAAACTATCTTTCAGCCTCAACCGGCAGCAAAAAGTGGTACTTGGAAGTTTTCTTATGCTATTTGGTCTGGGACTAATAGTTGCCTTTATTTCTTTTCTTTTTAACTGGCAGGCAGATCAGAGCGTACTTCAGGAGCTGGGGAATCGTGATGTGGAAGCCAGGAACTGGTTGAGTAAATTTGGTGCATCTGTAAGTGATTTCTTCGTTTATAAAGGCTTCGGACTAGCCTCTTTCTCTATCGCATTTTTAATACTGCTAAGCGGCATCTATTTATTCTTTGGATTTAAGATTTCCAATCTGAGAAAATACTGGTTCTGGGGAATTCTCGTCATGGTCTGGATCTCTATAGTTCTGGGTTATTTTGCTGAAAAAAATGCACTTCTGGGAGGTAGAATCGGTTATGAAACCAATGATTTTTTACAAGATTATCTCGGTTTCTTCGGAAGCATCCTATTAATGCTATTTCTTCTAATAGCTTACCTCGCAATAAGATTAAAGGTCACCCCGGAAATGGTTGGTTCTTACCTTAATACAGGAAAACAGGAACTTCAGACAGCAATGCAAAAGCATCAGGCTAGTGTTTCAGAAACTGAAGAAGAACTTGAATGGAAAAAAGAAGTAGTCATACCAAAAGATGAAGAAAAACCTGCAGAAGTTGACCTAAGCAGTAAACCAGAAAAGAAGCCGGAGAAAAAGACCAGCCCGGAAGCTATTCCGAAGATGGAAGTCAAAGCTCCAGTAGAAGAGGATAATGTGGCTATGGAAGTTGAAGCTGCTCCTGAAGAGGAAGAAGAAGATAACCTAAGTCAGAAACTGGTAAAGGATTTTGGTGAATTTGACCCAACCCTGGAACTGAAGAATTATAAATTTCCCACGATCGAACTGCTTAAAGATTACGGCGGTACTATCACGATCAACCAGGAAGAACTGGAAGAAAATAAGAATCGTATCGTTGATACGCTCAAGAATTATAAGATCGAAATTGCGCAGATCAAAGCAACCGTTGGTCCAACAGTAACCTTATATGAGATCGTCCCTGAAGCCGGGATTCGTATTTCGAAGATCAAGAATCTTGAGGATGATATTGCACTATCACTTTCTGCGCTTGGAATCAGGATCATTGCTCCAATTCCGGGAAAAGGAACCATTGGTATTGAAGTACCGAATAAAAATGCCAGTATAGTTTCCATGCGCTCGGTGATCGCTTCGCCTAAATTTCAGAAGGCAGAAATGGAGTTACCGCTAGCTTTGGGTAAAACAATAAGTAACGAAACCTTCGTAGTCGACCTGGCGAAAATGCCGCATATGTTGATGGCTGGTGCTACCGGACAGGGTAAATCTGTTGGTTTGAATGCGATTCTCACTTCGCTGCTATATGCCAAGCATCCGGCTGAAGTGAAATTTGTCCTGGTAGATCCTAAAAAAGTGGAACTCACCTTATTCAATAAAATAGAGCGCCACTACCTCGCAAAATTACCAGATGATGGGGAAGCGATCATCACCGACAATACAAAAGTGATCAACACCCTGAATTCTTTGTGTATCGAAATGGATGATCGATACAATCTTTTGAAGGATGCCATGTGCCGTAACTTGAAGGAATACAATACGAAGTTCAAGGCGAGAAAGTTAAATCCGAACGACGGACATAAATTCCTGCCATATATCGTTTTGGTAGTGGATGAATTTGCAGATTTGATCATGACCGCCGGGAAGGAAGTTGAAACACCAATTGCCAGACTGGCTCAGCTTGCTCGTGCCATTGGAATACATTTGATCATTGCAACACAAAGACCTTCGGTGAACGTAATTACCGGTATCATTAAGGCAAACTTTCCGGCCAGAGTTGCTTTTAGAGTAACTTCCAAGATCGATTCCAGGACTATTCTGGATAGCCAGGGAGCAGACCAATTAATTGGTCGTGGTGATATGCTATTTACACAGGGGAATGAGCTTAAAAGACTGCAATGTGCATTCGTGGACACTCCGGAGGTAGACAAGATCACCGAATTCATTGGTTCGCAAAAAGCTTACCCTGAAGCTCACCAACTTCCTGCCTACGAAAGCGAGGAAAGTGGCACAGGACTTGATATAGATGTGAGCGAGCGAGACAAGCTGTTTCGCGATGCTGCAGAAGTAATCGTAACCGCCCAGCAAGGCTCGGCTTCTTTGCTTCAGCGTAAATTAAAACTTGGATATAACCGTGCAGGTAGAATAATAGATCAACTGGAAGCCGCAGGCATCGTTGGTCCGTTTGAAGGAAGTAAGGCAAGACAGGTTTTAATTACAGATATGGTAGCGCTCGATCAACTATTAAATGAAAAACCAGACTAA
- a CDS encoding alpha/beta hydrolase, whose amino-acid sequence MKQYLSFILCMCTVFSVTTQELQELDIDLENYEYPYDVDFLELNIQKSTYSMAYMHIEAENPNGETVVLLHGKNFNGAYWQTTIDTLQKSGYNVLVPDQIGFGKSSKPEHFQYTFQQLAENTKKLIDTLGITKTTILGHSMGGMLATRFALMYPEITNKLVLLNPIGLEDWKTKIPYQSIDDWYEQELDKNYQGIKTYQKESYYAGDWNDDYAQWAKLLAGWTLNEKYPLIAWNAALTYDMILTQPVVYEFKNLQMPTLLIIGTRDRTALGKNLVSEEVKASMGLYDELGEITAYKIPNAKLVEIPDTGHLPHIEAFDEFTAALLPYLKNK is encoded by the coding sequence ATGAAGCAGTATCTATCATTTATTCTTTGCATGTGTACTGTTTTTTCTGTTACAACTCAGGAATTGCAGGAACTGGACATAGATCTCGAGAATTATGAATATCCTTATGATGTAGATTTTCTCGAACTTAATATTCAGAAGAGCACCTATTCTATGGCTTATATGCATATAGAGGCGGAGAATCCAAATGGTGAAACTGTAGTACTATTACATGGCAAGAATTTCAACGGCGCATACTGGCAAACTACCATAGATACTCTTCAAAAATCAGGGTACAATGTGCTGGTGCCAGACCAGATAGGGTTTGGAAAGTCCAGCAAACCAGAACATTTCCAGTATACGTTTCAGCAACTGGCAGAAAACACCAAAAAGCTTATCGATACACTTGGGATAACGAAGACCACTATATTGGGTCATTCCATGGGAGGCATGCTGGCCACGCGTTTTGCTCTGATGTATCCTGAAATAACCAATAAACTTGTTTTGCTCAACCCAATAGGCCTTGAAGACTGGAAGACCAAAATTCCTTATCAAAGTATAGACGACTGGTATGAACAGGAATTGGATAAAAACTACCAGGGTATCAAGACATACCAGAAGGAAAGCTATTACGCTGGCGATTGGAATGATGACTATGCTCAGTGGGCTAAATTACTGGCGGGATGGACATTGAATGAAAAGTATCCGTTGATAGCCTGGAATGCCGCACTCACCTATGATATGATCCTTACGCAACCTGTAGTTTATGAGTTTAAGAATCTGCAAATGCCAACATTATTAATCATTGGAACCCGGGATCGAACAGCTTTGGGCAAAAACCTGGTGAGTGAGGAAGTAAAAGCGAGCATGGGATTATACGATGAACTTGGTGAAATAACCGCATACAAAATACCGAATGCAAAATTGGTGGAAATTCCAGATACCGGACATTTACCTCATATAGAAGCTTTCGATGAATTTACAGCAGCACTTCTACCCTACTTAAAGAATAAATAG